A window from Thermodesulfobacteriota bacterium encodes these proteins:
- a CDS encoding Na/Pi symporter: MWATAGMLLGGLGLFLLAIALITEGLKVAAGSALRDLLARSTRTPMRGVAFGALVTGLVQSSSAVTVAAIGFVNAGFLELYQAVSIVYGAAVGTTVTGWLVASVGSPFKVGSIAYPLIGVGMLVRLLGPSRRAGAAGEALAGFGLFFVGVGVLREAFSGAAPLLDMAELSPRNPLGLLAFLGVGFLMALFTQSSSAAVALTLTAAAGGVVDVAGGGAMVVGATVATTSTSALVSIGASPNGRRVALAHLIINAANAGVGLLLLPLYARTLASGASALEWAVAPGLAIAAFHTLFTVLGVAVQWPFTGRLADFLSRRFVSAAEQTGRPRYLDREVMTAPVFALDAFVLELDRMAELSREYARSAIAFERETPRALGERHEALTRLVASVERAVGRLEAERVTLPVARHLPLVLRIANYIEEMAALARDAAENSEAVEALSRMDTPLRGSLVAYREAVLAFLSRCDPHRPDFSGEVLEGEYAALRESWRGLKTALLEAGVRRQIPVLHLNPAFEELRSMLRIAERSTRVAIRMAELSQVVRSAEGAGAPAAQGPAAPVGAPEGAETGDRPSR; encoded by the coding sequence TTACCGAAGGCCTCAAGGTGGCGGCGGGGAGCGCGCTGCGCGACCTCCTGGCCCGATCCACCCGCACGCCCATGCGGGGGGTCGCCTTTGGCGCCCTGGTCACCGGGCTCGTCCAGTCCTCCAGCGCGGTGACCGTGGCCGCGATCGGCTTCGTCAACGCGGGATTCCTCGAGCTCTACCAGGCCGTCAGCATCGTCTACGGCGCCGCGGTGGGCACCACCGTGACCGGGTGGCTGGTGGCCTCCGTGGGGTCGCCCTTCAAGGTAGGCTCCATCGCCTACCCCCTCATCGGGGTGGGGATGCTGGTGCGCCTGCTCGGCCCCTCGCGGCGGGCGGGTGCAGCCGGCGAGGCCCTGGCCGGGTTCGGTCTGTTCTTCGTCGGTGTCGGGGTGCTGCGGGAGGCGTTTTCGGGCGCCGCCCCGCTCCTGGACATGGCGGAGCTCTCGCCCCGGAATCCCCTGGGCCTCCTGGCCTTCCTCGGGGTCGGCTTCCTGATGGCCCTCTTTACCCAATCCTCGAGTGCCGCCGTGGCGCTCACCCTGACGGCCGCCGCCGGGGGGGTGGTCGACGTGGCGGGCGGGGGCGCCATGGTGGTGGGGGCGACCGTGGCCACCACCTCGACCTCGGCCCTGGTCTCCATCGGAGCCTCCCCCAACGGACGCCGGGTGGCCCTGGCCCATCTGATCATCAACGCCGCCAATGCCGGGGTGGGCCTCCTATTGCTGCCCCTCTATGCCCGGACACTGGCCTCGGGGGCGTCGGCCCTGGAGTGGGCGGTGGCGCCGGGGCTGGCCATCGCGGCGTTCCACACCCTGTTCACCGTGCTCGGCGTTGCGGTGCAGTGGCCCTTCACGGGGCGGCTGGCGGACTTTCTGTCCCGCCGCTTCGTCTCGGCGGCCGAGCAGACCGGGCGGCCCCGGTACCTGGACCGGGAGGTCATGACGGCTCCGGTGTTTGCCCTGGACGCTTTCGTCCTGGAGTTGGACCGGATGGCGGAGCTCTCCCGTGAGTACGCCCGCTCGGCCATCGCCTTCGAAAGGGAGACCCCCCGGGCGCTGGGTGAGCGCCACGAGGCGTTGACCCGGCTGGTCGCTTCCGTGGAGCGCGCCGTGGGTCGGCTGGAGGCGGAGCGGGTGACCCTGCCTGTGGCCCGGCACCTGCCCCTGGTGCTGCGCATCGCCAACTATATCGAGGAGATGGCGGCGCTGGCGCGGGACGCCGCGGAGAACAGCGAGGCCGTGGAGGCCCTCTCGCGGATGGATACGCCGCTTCGCGGCAGCCTGGTTGCCTACCGGGAAGCCGTGCTGGCCTTCCTCTCCCGGTGCGACCCCCATCGCCCCGACTTCTCGGGAGAGGTTCTCGAGGGGGAGTACGCCGCTCTGCGCGAGTCTTGGCGAGGCCTGAAGACGGCGCTCCTCGAGGCGGGCGTGCGCCGGCAGATTCCGGTGCTCCACCTCAATCCGGCCTTCGAAGAGCTTCGCAGCATGCTGCGCATCGCCGAGCGTTCGACCCGGGTTGCGATCCGGATGGCGGAGCTGAGCCAGGTGGTCCGCTCGGCCGAGGGCGCCGGCGCTCCGGCCGCGCAGGGGCCGGCCGCGCCGGTGGGCGCGCCCGAAGGGGCCGAGACCGGCGACCGCCCATCGCGGTAG
- the argS gene encoding arginine--tRNA ligase, translating to MKPLSAKLTSLVAGAFEAAGVDPSYGEVVVSARPDLGQFQCNGALPAAKAARANPRQLAEKVVQHLDLPQVFRDVSLAGPGFLNLTLTDAYLAAHAGEMEADPRLGCAAVLQARRIVLDYGGPNIAKPMHVGHLRAAIIGESLKRVARFLGHDVVGDVHLGDWGLQMGMVIAELARRQPDLPYFEPESCGPFPPEPPVTSGELEELYPTASQRAKDDPGFAERARQATFELQQGRPGYRALWRHLVDVSVAELQADYGRLGVDFDLWLGESDAQARIPNLVERLRGEGHARESEGALVVDVAEPGDAKEIPPLLLLKSDGAALYGTTDLATLDQRVQELGAELVLYVVDKRQADHFVQVFRAARKAGIVPAGLGLEHIGFGTMNGPDGRPFKTRAGGVMKLRDLLDLVTDKARERIREAGVARDYPPDEVERIAHRVGVATLKYADLSNHRAKDYVFDLERFSAFEGRTGPYLLYTAVRSRSILRKAAEAGLAPGALLPPGGDAERGVMLVAARLPDVVAAAFEHRAPNILCEYAYELATAFTRFYQEHHILSEGDAARQASWLGLCDLSVRILLQVLDLLGIGVPERM from the coding sequence TTGAAGCCCCTGAGCGCGAAACTCACCTCCCTGGTGGCCGGGGCCTTCGAGGCCGCCGGCGTCGACCCCTCCTACGGCGAGGTCGTGGTCTCGGCCCGTCCCGACCTGGGCCAGTTCCAGTGCAACGGGGCGCTTCCAGCCGCAAAGGCGGCCCGAGCCAACCCTCGGCAGCTTGCCGAGAAGGTGGTGCAGCACCTGGATCTGCCCCAGGTCTTTCGCGACGTCTCCCTGGCCGGGCCGGGCTTCCTCAACCTCACCCTCACCGACGCCTACCTGGCGGCCCACGCGGGCGAGATGGAGGCCGATCCGCGGCTCGGGTGCGCCGCCGTGCTCCAGGCCCGCCGGATCGTCCTCGACTACGGGGGCCCCAACATCGCCAAGCCCATGCACGTGGGGCACCTGCGGGCCGCCATCATCGGCGAGAGCCTCAAGCGCGTGGCCCGCTTCCTCGGCCACGATGTGGTGGGCGACGTGCACCTGGGGGACTGGGGCCTCCAGATGGGGATGGTGATCGCCGAGCTCGCCCGTCGCCAGCCGGATCTCCCCTACTTCGAGCCCGAGTCCTGCGGACCCTTCCCCCCCGAGCCCCCGGTCACGTCCGGCGAGCTCGAAGAGCTCTACCCCACCGCGAGCCAACGGGCCAAGGACGACCCCGGCTTCGCCGAGAGGGCGCGCCAGGCGACCTTCGAGCTCCAGCAGGGGCGTCCGGGCTACCGCGCCCTGTGGCGGCACCTGGTGGACGTGTCGGTGGCCGAGCTCCAGGCCGACTACGGGCGGCTTGGGGTGGATTTCGACCTCTGGCTCGGGGAGAGCGACGCCCAGGCTCGCATCCCGAATCTGGTGGAGCGCCTGCGCGGGGAGGGCCACGCCCGGGAGAGCGAGGGAGCGCTGGTGGTCGACGTGGCGGAGCCCGGTGACGCCAAGGAGATCCCTCCGCTGCTCCTCCTCAAGTCCGACGGCGCCGCCCTCTACGGCACCACCGACCTCGCTACGCTGGACCAGCGAGTGCAGGAGCTCGGCGCCGAGCTCGTGCTCTACGTGGTGGACAAGCGCCAGGCCGACCACTTCGTGCAGGTCTTCCGCGCCGCGCGCAAGGCCGGGATCGTCCCCGCCGGGTTGGGCCTGGAGCACATCGGCTTCGGCACCATGAACGGGCCCGACGGCCGGCCCTTCAAGACGCGGGCGGGGGGGGTCATGAAGCTCCGGGATCTCCTGGACCTGGTGACCGACAAGGCCCGGGAGCGCATCCGGGAGGCCGGGGTCGCCCGGGACTACCCCCCGGACGAGGTGGAGCGGATCGCCCACCGGGTGGGGGTGGCCACCCTGAAGTACGCCGACCTCTCCAACCATCGGGCCAAGGACTACGTGTTCGACCTGGAGCGCTTCTCGGCCTTCGAGGGGCGCACCGGCCCCTACCTGCTCTACACCGCGGTGCGCAGCCGGTCGATCCTCCGGAAGGCCGCCGAGGCCGGGCTCGCCCCCGGCGCGCTGCTGCCCCCGGGGGGCGACGCCGAGCGGGGCGTGATGCTCGTGGCGGCGCGGCTGCCCGACGTTGTGGCCGCCGCCTTCGAACACCGGGCCCCCAACATCCTGTGCGAGTATGCCTACGAGCTGGCCACGGCCTTTACCCGCTTCTACCAGGAGCACCACATCCTGAGCGAGGGCGACGCGGCTCGGCAGGCCTCGTGGCTGGGCCTGTGCGACCTGTCGGTGCGCATCCTCCTCCAGGTGCTGGATCTGCTGGGAATCGGCGTGCCCGAGCGCATGTAG
- a CDS encoding DegQ family serine endoprotease, with the protein MKTKMLFSLLAGVLALGLTATAPGAAPAPESFAPLAERLGPSVVNISTSGTVRQASPFRAPPRGGRDPFREFFGEEFFRRFFGEEAPREFRSQSLGSGFILDAEGYVITNHHVIRNADEIVVKLSDDVEFAATVVGTDPKTDLALIKIDPKGAQLHPAELGDSDAIRVGDWVMAIGNPFGYGHTVTAGIVSAKGRVIGAGSYDNFLQTDAAINPGNSGGPLFDAKGRVVGINTAIVAGGTGIGFAIPVNMAREVVTQLKDSGKVTRGWLGVMIQQLTPELAKQFGLDEPRGALVGGVTAGGPAEKAGLLRGDVILEFDGAAVGRMNELPRLVAQRAPGSEVQVVVLRKGERKTFTVTLGELKDETVAEAEPAAEQGLGLTVQEITPELKAHLEVDVDRGLIVAAVEPGGPAAGAGLRRGDVILEVNQKEVADLAAYRTALQDTKSKESVLFLVKRGQGTLYVVVPVKK; encoded by the coding sequence ATGAAGACGAAGATGCTCTTTTCCCTGTTGGCCGGCGTGCTGGCCCTGGGGCTGACCGCCACGGCCCCCGGGGCGGCGCCCGCTCCCGAATCCTTTGCACCCCTGGCCGAGCGGCTGGGTCCCAGCGTGGTGAACATCTCCACTTCGGGCACGGTGCGCCAGGCCTCTCCGTTTCGTGCCCCGCCGCGGGGGGGCCGCGATCCCTTCCGGGAGTTTTTTGGCGAAGAGTTCTTCCGGCGGTTCTTCGGGGAGGAAGCCCCCCGGGAGTTCCGCTCCCAGAGCCTGGGCTCCGGGTTCATCCTGGACGCGGAGGGCTACGTCATCACCAACCACCACGTGATCCGCAATGCCGACGAGATCGTGGTCAAGCTCTCCGACGACGTGGAATTCGCCGCCACCGTGGTGGGCACCGACCCCAAGACGGACCTGGCGCTCATCAAGATCGACCCCAAGGGCGCCCAGCTCCACCCGGCGGAGCTGGGGGACTCGGACGCCATTCGGGTGGGCGACTGGGTCATGGCCATCGGCAACCCCTTCGGCTACGGCCACACCGTCACGGCGGGCATCGTGAGCGCCAAGGGGCGGGTGATCGGCGCCGGCTCCTACGACAACTTCCTCCAGACCGATGCCGCCATCAACCCGGGCAACTCCGGCGGTCCCCTCTTCGACGCCAAGGGCAGGGTGGTGGGCATCAACACGGCCATCGTGGCGGGGGGCACGGGCATCGGCTTTGCGATTCCCGTGAACATGGCCCGGGAGGTCGTTACCCAGCTCAAGGACTCGGGCAAGGTGACCCGGGGCTGGCTGGGGGTGATGATCCAGCAGCTCACCCCCGAGCTTGCGAAGCAGTTCGGCCTGGACGAGCCCCGGGGCGCCCTGGTGGGCGGGGTCACGGCGGGCGGGCCCGCAGAGAAGGCGGGGCTCCTGCGCGGCGACGTGATCCTGGAGTTCGACGGGGCGGCGGTGGGCCGGATGAACGAGCTCCCCCGCCTGGTGGCCCAGCGGGCGCCGGGCTCGGAAGTCCAGGTGGTGGTGCTGCGCAAGGGCGAGCGCAAGACCTTCACGGTCACCCTGGGCGAGCTGAAGGATGAGACGGTGGCCGAGGCCGAACCGGCCGCGGAGCAGGGCCTGGGGCTCACCGTGCAGGAGATTACCCCCGAGCTCAAGGCCCACCTGGAGGTGGACGTGGACCGGGGGCTCATAGTCGCGGCGGTGGAGCCCGGGGGACCCGCCGCGGGCGCGGGCCTGCGCCGGGGCGACGTAATCCTGGAGGTCAACCAGAAGGAAGTGGCCGACCTGGCGGCCTACCGAACCGCCCTCCAAGACACCAAGAGCAAGGAGAGCGTGCTCTTCCTCGTCAAGAGGGGCCAGGGAACCCTCTACGTGGTGGTCCCCGTCAAGAAGTGA